One genomic region from Leptospira montravelensis encodes:
- a CDS encoding CHAT domain-containing protein, with product MKLRIIAKFSRENFTDGECIWEEKQENFGNVEKTTKFSGKHLHEFLMDWALFVERILSQNPTHKEFLEKLGKKSDNLEQIVFGQTLPFWRKPGFTDSIHLLIDPELSSVPWEILRTHKGFLFQDIDYHRGIRIETILKEHKQKSNTVLIVCNPVKPNLISTVKEECTSLYPILEKKLNLRILKEDHLTRVRLIEEISSAKYLHYAGHTEKNGIPIGTNDFLYSKEITELSFSNLDLVFFNSCHSSFDSIEHSGLTTSFLKAGAKEVIGFLFPVETNLAKEIGIIFWDSYLKSKNSHKSLAKIRKNLYKGSPKEIITAISLVHFSTKKQTFQINRILGITFVLLFLLFCIVFSREKKEPISIENFEVSEPKIATKKDTKVLAVKPKDPLLNRISNLSNSEFRKMALSFLSTKHEFLDDFQKRELLNSILSKDISEEKMYYEFKTRSGY from the coding sequence ATGAAACTTAGAATTATAGCCAAATTTTCTAGAGAAAATTTCACAGATGGAGAATGTATTTGGGAAGAGAAACAGGAGAACTTTGGTAATGTAGAAAAAACTACAAAATTCTCAGGCAAACACCTGCATGAATTCCTAATGGACTGGGCTCTTTTTGTAGAAAGAATCTTATCTCAAAACCCGACTCATAAAGAGTTCCTAGAAAAGTTGGGGAAAAAATCAGATAACCTAGAACAAATTGTATTTGGCCAAACACTACCTTTTTGGCGAAAACCAGGATTTACAGATTCGATCCATCTACTAATTGATCCTGAACTTTCCTCTGTCCCCTGGGAAATTCTACGAACTCACAAAGGTTTTTTATTCCAAGACATCGATTACCATAGAGGAATCAGAATCGAAACCATTTTAAAAGAACACAAACAAAAATCAAATACCGTTTTAATTGTTTGTAATCCAGTAAAACCGAATTTAATATCTACAGTAAAAGAAGAATGTACATCTTTATACCCGATCTTAGAGAAAAAGTTAAATTTAAGAATCTTAAAAGAAGATCACTTAACAAGAGTCAGATTAATTGAAGAGATCAGCTCTGCAAAGTATTTACATTATGCAGGGCATACCGAAAAGAATGGAATTCCCATTGGAACAAATGATTTTTTGTATTCAAAAGAAATAACCGAACTTTCTTTTTCAAATTTAGATCTTGTATTTTTCAACAGTTGCCATTCTTCTTTTGACTCCATAGAACATTCTGGACTTACAACTAGTTTTTTAAAGGCAGGTGCAAAAGAAGTAATCGGTTTTTTATTCCCAGTAGAAACCAATTTAGCAAAAGAGATTGGAATCATATTTTGGGATTCTTATTTAAAATCAAAAAATTCACATAAATCCTTAGCAAAAATTAGAAAAAATTTATACAAAGGATCCCCTAAAGAAATAATAACGGCTATTAGCTTAGTTCACTTTTCAACAAAAAAACAAACCTTCCAAATAAATAGAATTCTCGGCATAACTTTTGTTTTGTTATTTTTACTTTTTTGTATTGTTTTTTCCAGAGAGAAGAAAGAACCTATCTCGATAGAGAATTTCGAAGTTTCTGAACCTAAAATCGCGACAAAAAAAGACACAAAAGTTTTGGCCGTCAAACCTAAGGATCCACTTCTGAATCGAATCTCTAATTTAAGTAACTCCGAATTTCGTAAAATGGCATTATCTTTTCTATCAACGAAACACGAATTTCTGGATGATTTTCAAAAGAGAGAGCTTTTGAACTCTATTTTGTCCAAAGATATCTCAGAAGAAAAAATGTATTACGAATTCAAAACTAGGAGTGGATATTGA
- a CDS encoding cysteine desulfurase family protein codes for MKSPLTNDIKYFDYNATHPPFTEILETCLADYLSGFYNPSGITRFSLKNQGKIEQTRKYFANLTNGQEKQFVFSATGTEANYLLIQSLRVLYPNLDSVIVSPLEHSSMYSALESYGFKATLIQTDHSGIIDLMDLENKLKENPRPVVCLYAGNETGVIQPAEEISKLTKKYDQLFYSDLMQGFCKTDVPFQFFDGYTFSGHKIGGGMGAALTYLPKPDHRFHLFGGGNQENNHRAGTENIFAIECFKQVAEIQFRELETKNEKLSAFQSLIEEKLESLGCKIIAKYSPRLPNTTFLILPIQSVDFFLLGMEEKGILVSTGSSCKSRAREASKSLLYMGYSEEEALRCIRISTGYFTTEEDVKTLLTNMEDLIHKFQ; via the coding sequence ATGAAATCCCCTTTAACGAATGATATAAAATATTTTGATTACAATGCCACTCACCCTCCATTTACAGAAATTCTGGAAACATGTTTGGCAGACTATCTTTCAGGATTTTATAATCCATCCGGAATCACTCGATTTTCCTTAAAAAACCAAGGAAAAATTGAACAAACAAGAAAGTATTTTGCAAATCTTACCAATGGCCAAGAAAAACAATTTGTTTTTTCTGCAACAGGAACAGAAGCCAATTACTTACTCATCCAAAGTTTACGTGTTCTCTATCCAAACTTAGATTCCGTCATAGTTTCTCCACTGGAACATTCCAGTATGTATTCCGCTTTGGAATCCTACGGATTTAAGGCAACTCTCATCCAAACCGACCATTCGGGAATCATTGATTTGATGGATTTAGAAAATAAACTAAAGGAAAACCCAAGACCTGTGGTATGCCTTTATGCGGGAAATGAAACTGGTGTGATCCAACCTGCAGAAGAGATCTCAAAACTAACAAAAAAATACGACCAGCTATTTTATAGTGATTTAATGCAAGGTTTTTGTAAAACAGATGTACCATTTCAGTTTTTCGACGGATATACTTTTTCCGGTCACAAAATTGGAGGAGGAATGGGTGCAGCACTTACTTATCTTCCCAAACCAGATCACCGCTTTCACTTGTTTGGTGGAGGAAACCAAGAAAATAACCATAGAGCCGGTACTGAAAATATTTTTGCCATTGAATGTTTCAAACAAGTGGCTGAAATCCAATTCAGAGAATTAGAAACAAAGAATGAAAAACTGAGTGCATTTCAATCTCTCATCGAAGAAAAGTTAGAATCTTTAGGTTGCAAAATCATAGCAAAGTATTCACCAAGGCTTCCAAACACAACGTTTCTCATTCTTCCGATTCAGTCCGTAGACTTTTTTCTACTCGGGATGGAAGAAAAGGGAATTTTAGTTTCCACAGGTAGCTCCTGTAAGTCCCGAGCCAGAGAAGCCTCCAAATCACTTTTGTATATGGGATATTCTGAAGAAGAAGCATTACGATGCATTCGCATCTCTACAGGTTATTTCACAACAGAAGAGGATGTGAAAACATTACTCACAAACATGGAAGATTTAATCCACAAGTTCCAATAA
- a CDS encoding exo-beta-N-acetylmuramidase NamZ domain-containing protein: MTNYFFRFSLCFLVLACHGNTVPQFRVHPNDSKLRISQDIFYEKILPTMAGKKLMLATNPSGIGTNPKKIITSLEKYKITLEHLIGLEHGFLGLEEEFSQTPVTMDSTFNRPLYHIYRIKDSELRDLVREVDYIVFDVQDVGMRCYTYLSVLKRLMDAMKNTKTKLIVLDHIHVAMHLPPMGEKMNPRNLNFAGEFPSLLITGMTVGEASRFYNKEYLKDSVDVMVVPVEGYRRGMYFEDTGIPWTTPSPNLPMVDSARNYLSLVLLEGVNVSVGRGTQAPFVYFGAPWMTNPEELASKLEKLGNKSYYFSPVYFKPTFGPHKGKICSGLRMNLVRPDYDPIQLAYDLIRLMKETYPSEFKWSKGSANHWVDQLWGNEHFRTSINEGKSFADFHKTYLTEEESERKKIAPYLLY, from the coding sequence ATGACCAATTACTTTTTTAGGTTTTCTCTCTGCTTTCTTGTACTCGCATGCCACGGGAACACAGTTCCCCAATTTCGCGTTCATCCGAATGATTCCAAGTTGCGAATTTCTCAGGACATTTTTTATGAAAAAATCCTTCCGACCATGGCCGGAAAAAAATTGATGCTTGCGACAAACCCATCGGGAATTGGAACAAACCCCAAAAAGATCATTACCTCTTTAGAAAAATATAAAATCACTCTGGAACATTTGATTGGACTCGAACATGGTTTTCTCGGTTTAGAAGAAGAGTTTAGTCAAACACCTGTTACTATGGATTCTACTTTCAATCGTCCACTGTATCATATCTACCGAATCAAAGATTCTGAATTACGAGACCTAGTCCGTGAGGTAGATTATATTGTTTTTGATGTACAAGATGTGGGGATGCGTTGTTATACGTATCTCAGTGTTTTAAAAAGACTCATGGATGCCATGAAGAATACAAAAACCAAACTCATCGTCCTGGATCATATTCATGTGGCCATGCACCTTCCGCCTATGGGTGAAAAAATGAATCCAAGGAATTTAAATTTTGCAGGTGAGTTTCCCTCGCTTCTCATCACTGGGATGACCGTTGGTGAAGCCTCCAGGTTCTATAACAAAGAATATTTAAAAGACAGTGTGGATGTAATGGTGGTACCTGTAGAAGGTTACCGCAGAGGAATGTATTTTGAAGATACAGGAATTCCTTGGACCACTCCCTCACCAAACCTACCTATGGTGGACTCAGCTAGAAATTATCTTTCTTTGGTTTTACTTGAAGGTGTGAATGTGTCTGTGGGCCGAGGCACCCAAGCTCCCTTTGTTTATTTTGGTGCACCTTGGATGACAAATCCAGAAGAACTGGCATCCAAACTAGAAAAATTAGGAAACAAATCTTATTATTTTTCGCCGGTGTATTTTAAACCAACCTTTGGTCCTCATAAAGGCAAAATTTGTTCAGGGCTTCGTATGAATTTAGTTCGTCCAGATTACGACCCCATCCAATTGGCTTATGATTTGATTCGGCTTATGAAAGAAACCTATCCCAGTGAATTTAAATGGAGTAAAGGTTCTGCAAACCATTGGGTAGACCAACTTTGGGGAAATGAACATTTTCGAACTTCCATTAATGAAGGAAAAAGTTTTGCCGACTTTCATAAAACTTATTTAACAGAAGAAGAATCGGAACGTAAAAAAATCGCTCCCTATTTATTGTACTGA
- a CDS encoding RNA polymerase sigma factor produces the protein MSEDIRKLIDNCLLGNRAAWQELIHKFHRLIIGTCAHYVPREEVTDTSQQVYLKLTENDYHLLRKFKGDSLPAFIIYLSEISKNISMSQTRSIRRYEYREGISLDLSIDILDDRQTQEDVFFAWEEKREFYDLIESLDEVHKEILVLRLKGYKFKEIAEILEVPLGTVLARANRAKEKIKKILTKEIKP, from the coding sequence ATGAGCGAAGACATTCGGAAGTTAATCGATAACTGCCTCCTTGGAAACCGTGCCGCTTGGCAAGAGTTGATCCATAAGTTTCATAGACTCATCATTGGAACTTGTGCACACTATGTTCCCAGAGAAGAAGTGACCGATACTTCACAGCAAGTTTATTTAAAACTCACAGAAAACGACTACCACCTGCTCAGAAAATTCAAAGGAGATAGTCTTCCTGCTTTTATTATCTATTTAAGTGAAATTTCTAAAAATATAAGTATGTCTCAGACAAGATCCATTCGTCGGTATGAGTATCGTGAAGGAATTTCTTTGGATTTGAGTATTGATATTTTAGATGATAGGCAAACCCAAGAAGATGTCTTTTTTGCCTGGGAAGAAAAACGAGAGTTTTACGATCTCATTGAAAGTTTAGATGAAGTTCACAAAGAAATTCTCGTACTACGTTTAAAAGGCTATAAATTCAAAGAAATTGCGGAAATCCTCGAGGTTCCCCTAGGAACAGTCCTCGCCCGGGCCAATCGAGCAAAAGAAAAGATAAAAAAAATCCTTACAAAGGAAATAAAGCCTTAG
- a CDS encoding DUF2797 domain-containing protein produces MPTIQGYVRKMSHKGISPVSYFWETANYNEVDKKDLTAIKSTSTSSVDVWIGKKITLSTNDIIRCLHCGKKTKKSFSQGYCFTCFTTLAENDLCILRPETCHFHKGTCREPEWGKTNCFKKHTVYFANSSGLKVGITKENPVSNRWVDQGATYGLPILEVESRRDAGILEHYLSQYLPDKTTWQKMVAGDPPDIDLVREANKFLNHLEKNDFFSPIDSKTKLVWKRLDLSGGVTEIDYPIETYPEKIKSLKLTKETPISDTLVGIKGQYLLFRSGVINIRSLSGLWIEVST; encoded by the coding sequence ATGCCTACCATCCAAGGTTATGTAAGAAAAATGTCACACAAAGGTATTTCGCCTGTTTCTTATTTTTGGGAAACAGCAAACTACAATGAGGTGGACAAAAAAGATCTAACTGCTATAAAGTCCACTTCGACAAGCTCAGTGGACGTTTGGATTGGAAAAAAAATTACGTTATCGACGAATGATATCATTCGTTGTTTGCACTGCGGGAAAAAAACAAAAAAATCCTTTAGTCAAGGTTATTGTTTCACTTGTTTTACTACTTTGGCGGAAAACGATCTTTGTATTTTAAGACCAGAAACCTGCCATTTTCATAAAGGAACTTGTCGGGAACCAGAATGGGGAAAAACCAATTGTTTTAAAAAACATACAGTTTATTTTGCAAACTCCAGTGGATTAAAAGTGGGGATCACAAAAGAAAATCCTGTTTCCAATCGTTGGGTGGACCAAGGGGCAACCTATGGGCTTCCCATTTTGGAAGTGGAGTCAAGAAGAGATGCAGGAATTTTAGAACATTATTTAAGTCAGTATTTGCCCGATAAAACTACTTGGCAAAAGATGGTGGCGGGTGATCCACCTGACATAGATTTGGTGCGTGAGGCAAATAAATTCTTAAATCATTTAGAAAAAAATGATTTTTTTTCCCCTATCGATAGTAAAACAAAACTAGTATGGAAAAGATTAGATCTGAGTGGTGGTGTGACAGAAATTGATTATCCGATTGAAACTTATCCAGAGAAAATCAAATCGCTCAAACTCACAAAAGAAACTCCTATCTCCGATACTCTTGTAGGAATCAAAGGGCAGTATCTCCTTTTTCGATCGGGTGTGATCAACATTCGTAGTCTCAGTGGTCTTTGGATTGAAGTCTCCACTTAG
- a CDS encoding RluA family pseudouridine synthase: protein MKSPLRQIRLKGGFTTKILFECEEFLIAEKPEGLPVHETKDPNRKDFTRLLASYLHLKDLRTVNRLDLGTSGIVLLGKIQSKNKEIDSLLKDAEKEYIFLCHGIPDWKEKRFECFIRDGNQKVQIVRSGGKKAITEFRILNHFPEAGLTFGMAKILTGRRHQIRVMLRELGFPVLGDPVYSDFQTERMETRMYLHSFRLCFTDLQGKKQWVETEIPLEFSNRVGKKLSL from the coding sequence TTGAAGTCTCCACTTAGACAAATCCGACTAAAAGGTGGGTTTACCACCAAGATTCTTTTTGAATGTGAGGAATTTTTAATCGCTGAAAAACCAGAAGGACTTCCTGTTCACGAAACCAAAGATCCAAATCGGAAAGACTTTACTAGGTTACTGGCAAGTTACTTACATTTAAAAGACTTACGTACTGTAAACCGTTTGGATTTGGGAACCAGTGGGATTGTTCTTCTTGGAAAAATCCAAAGTAAAAATAAAGAAATTGATTCACTATTAAAAGATGCAGAAAAGGAATATATTTTTTTATGCCACGGGATTCCCGATTGGAAGGAAAAAAGATTCGAATGTTTTATTCGGGATGGAAATCAAAAAGTACAAATTGTCCGGAGTGGTGGAAAAAAAGCCATAACCGAGTTTCGAATCTTAAATCATTTTCCAGAAGCAGGATTGACTTTTGGAATGGCAAAAATTCTAACAGGAAGACGGCACCAAATTCGCGTTATGCTTCGCGAACTTGGTTTTCCTGTTCTTGGGGATCCAGTTTATTCAGATTTCCAAACAGAAAGGATGGAAACCAGGATGTATCTACATTCCTTTCGATTGTGCTTTACCGACTTACAGGGAAAAAAACAGTGGGTGGAAACGGAAATCCCGTTGGAATTTTCCAATCGTGTAGGAAAAAAACTTTCCCTCTAA
- a CDS encoding lipoprotein LipL46: protein MFNRLRLAPLTGVLILTILACAGSNSAQKQPTLPDNVVTAMGEAPIYQGDLALARNKALKDAKLNAIRKLVGEQITEKSGVSDGQSLGSKLYGKTDSFVKKYDIISEEQWKLDTQDMIRLNVRCEVEATKLSTAVDALLDDVGNPRIAVLVQTVVNGKSYPIGSATNIAEAELIEKLRAKGNKVVDSSQLTALLKKNPSLAKLDLTSVEEGSPLLTLAQDSGAEVLIIAKVTTTDQKPVVLPGGKKTDFLSSAATGPYRIIQLWGDGKIFGSGSLEGRGADITQEVSREQAVKDWANLVSVKVGKQIKDEWFKLTEQNTVILKFKGLGLEDAINFKNDLLEYTSVKQINDRKTEMNGSEWELTYPGKESMFAEELMYKKDSSFRFLSSKTLNINSSKRGVVEIDFKNK from the coding sequence ATGTTCAACCGACTTCGTTTGGCTCCCTTAACCGGAGTTCTCATCCTTACCATTTTGGCATGTGCCGGATCCAATTCAGCCCAGAAACAACCTACGCTGCCAGACAATGTGGTGACAGCTATGGGAGAGGCACCTATCTACCAAGGAGACTTGGCTCTCGCAAGAAACAAAGCTTTGAAAGATGCAAAACTCAATGCCATCCGTAAACTCGTGGGAGAACAAATCACAGAAAAATCGGGTGTTTCCGATGGCCAGTCTCTAGGCTCCAAACTCTACGGGAAAACAGATAGTTTCGTAAAGAAATACGATATCATCAGTGAAGAACAATGGAAATTGGACACCCAAGACATGATCCGTTTGAATGTTCGCTGTGAAGTGGAAGCAACCAAACTTTCCACAGCAGTAGATGCCCTCCTGGATGATGTAGGAAATCCAAGAATAGCAGTGTTAGTCCAAACAGTCGTCAACGGAAAATCCTATCCGATTGGATCGGCAACCAATATCGCAGAAGCAGAACTCATCGAAAAACTCAGAGCCAAAGGAAACAAGGTTGTGGATAGTTCCCAACTCACAGCTCTACTCAAAAAAAATCCAAGCCTTGCCAAACTTGACCTCACGTCTGTGGAAGAAGGAAGTCCTTTACTCACACTCGCACAAGATTCTGGGGCAGAAGTATTGATCATTGCTAAAGTCACAACAACAGACCAAAAACCAGTGGTTTTACCTGGTGGGAAAAAAACAGATTTTTTAAGTTCGGCGGCCACTGGTCCTTACCGCATCATCCAACTTTGGGGTGATGGAAAAATTTTTGGCTCGGGAAGTTTAGAAGGACGCGGGGCAGATATCACCCAAGAAGTTTCTAGAGAACAAGCCGTCAAAGATTGGGCAAACCTTGTGTCCGTCAAAGTGGGAAAACAAATCAAAGATGAATGGTTCAAACTCACAGAACAAAACACAGTGATCTTAAAATTCAAAGGCCTTGGTTTGGAAGATGCTATCAATTTCAAAAACGATTTGTTGGAATACACTTCAGTCAAACAAATCAATGATCGTAAAACAGAAATGAATGGATCGGAATGGGAACTGACTTATCCTGGAAAAGAATCTATGTTTGCTGAAGAGCTGATGTATAAAAAAGATTCTAGTTTCCGTTTTCTAAGTAGTAAAACCTTAAACATCAATAGTTCCAAACGCGGTGTTGTAGAAATCGATTTTAAAAACAAATAA
- a CDS encoding LIC_11883 family protein has protein sequence MKKILLTFLTFLIALSVLASEKEPKTVSKNKTAKVLKSVAFATIRSTLLVSYGEGEEKQSAYTPCSENFPSMPGDFPCNYLDYEGTTLEVASHSTVNEGEATEGSDPEDVFPGGKIIIKLIKQKSPNLNGKVVFLGEGEDQLKLFYGPKGQISHYLYRQTLVIFKWDWNQSEPSLTGLLFVNVNREYFPLEVKEYSF, from the coding sequence ATGAAAAAGATTCTATTAACATTTTTAACTTTTTTAATTGCATTATCAGTTTTGGCTTCTGAGAAAGAACCGAAAACCGTCTCCAAAAATAAAACTGCAAAAGTATTGAAATCTGTGGCCTTTGCTACCATTCGTTCGACACTTCTTGTTTCCTACGGAGAGGGGGAAGAAAAACAATCTGCCTATACTCCTTGTTCGGAAAATTTTCCGAGTATGCCAGGTGACTTTCCTTGTAACTATCTAGATTACGAAGGGACAACCCTGGAGGTGGCTTCTCATTCCACTGTAAACGAAGGAGAGGCAACAGAAGGATCGGATCCGGAGGATGTATTCCCTGGTGGAAAGATTATCATCAAACTTATCAAACAAAAATCACCTAACCTTAATGGAAAGGTGGTATTTCTTGGTGAGGGAGAAGATCAACTAAAACTATTTTATGGTCCCAAAGGCCAAATTTCTCATTACTTATACCGGCAAACTCTCGTTATTTTTAAATGGGATTGGAACCAGTCGGAACCTAGCCTTACCGGTTTGCTTTTTGTAAATGTCAATAGAGAGTATTTTCCATTAGAAGTAAAAGAGTATTCATTTTAG
- the ychF gene encoding redox-regulated ATPase YchF yields MALNCGIVGLPNVGKSTIFNALTKAGAQAANYPFCTIEPNTGVVEVPDERLNRLAEVYKPKRTVPTMIEFVDIAGLVKGASQGEGLGNQFLSHIREVDAICHVVRAFQDENITHVHGKVDPIEDITVINYELILADLDSLEKQQQRVAKTAKTGNKEAAEILSVMDKILDALKKGNRASTVELGDEDIKIAKKFNLITIKPVLYVANILDSDVKTNENPLVKTIVDFASKDGAPVVVLCGRFEEEISGLEKEDQIAFLEEIGEKESGLSRMIRASYKLLGLITFFTAGVEEVRAWTTHQGSTGPVAASVIHSDFEKGYIRAEVMRYEDIDRTGDAGKVKDEGKLRVEGKEYIVQDGDVIYFRVNA; encoded by the coding sequence ATGGCTTTGAATTGTGGAATTGTAGGTCTCCCGAACGTCGGTAAGTCGACTATTTTTAATGCTCTCACGAAGGCAGGAGCGCAAGCTGCCAACTATCCGTTCTGTACGATTGAACCCAATACCGGTGTGGTCGAAGTTCCTGATGAAAGGCTAAACCGTTTGGCCGAAGTTTATAAACCAAAACGAACCGTTCCCACAATGATTGAGTTTGTGGACATTGCGGGCCTTGTAAAAGGGGCAAGCCAAGGGGAAGGACTTGGAAATCAGTTTTTATCTCATATCCGTGAAGTGGATGCAATTTGCCACGTAGTTCGTGCTTTCCAAGATGAAAATATAACGCATGTTCATGGGAAAGTAGATCCCATCGAAGATATCACAGTGATCAATTATGAATTGATCCTTGCCGATTTGGACAGTTTAGAGAAACAACAACAACGTGTTGCAAAAACTGCCAAAACCGGTAACAAAGAAGCCGCAGAAATTCTATCGGTGATGGATAAAATTTTAGATGCCTTAAAAAAAGGAAACCGTGCCTCCACTGTAGAACTGGGTGATGAAGATATTAAAATTGCTAAAAAATTCAACCTCATCACCATAAAACCAGTATTATATGTTGCGAATATTTTAGATTCTGATGTAAAAACGAATGAAAATCCTCTCGTGAAAACCATAGTTGATTTTGCTTCCAAAGACGGAGCACCTGTGGTTGTTTTATGTGGTCGTTTTGAGGAAGAAATTTCTGGTTTAGAAAAAGAAGACCAAATTGCTTTTTTAGAAGAGATTGGTGAAAAAGAATCGGGTTTGTCTCGAATGATTCGTGCCTCTTACAAACTTCTTGGATTAATTACTTTTTTTACAGCAGGTGTGGAGGAAGTTCGAGCTTGGACCACCCACCAAGGAAGTACAGGGCCTGTGGCAGCAAGTGTCATCCATTCTGATTTTGAAAAAGGTTATATCCGCGCAGAAGTGATGCGGTATGAAGATATCGACAGAACAGGGGATGCTGGCAAGGTCAAAGACGAGGGCAAACTCCGCGTGGAAGGAAAAGAATACATTGTCCAAGACGGGGATGTCATTTATTTCCGAGTGAACGCTTAA
- a CDS encoding GAF domain-containing sensor histidine kinase: MIQGELLSEIIEAVSNTYGNEFLDRITLKLASTIQADYTFIAIFDKEKYESKTISLVAKGVIAENMAYSLKDTPCAYVFDNSICYYPNDVQKFFPLDQLLIEMKIEGYIGTPLLNSKKEVVGLIVGLFEKEIPNKDKILTLFQIFSGRIAAELERSEYEARLEKNNHELETLVEMRTSELKRTLDELRERQNQLIESEKMASLGLLSSGIAHEINNPLNFILGGYFGVRGILEGSVLESEKTKMFLEAIKEGVERTSKIVKGLNQFSRSGDSKEEGFDLHEILENCLVVLNHSLRDRIQVEKNMYEKPLVIKGNSGKIHQVFLNILTNAIQAMEGKDGILVLKSYRDSHYGTIEITDTGVGIQKEHQNQIRNPFFTTKDPGKGVGLGLPIAYKIIQDHNGSIEMESEWGKGTTFRIKLPMPI, translated from the coding sequence ATGATTCAAGGTGAGCTTCTTTCCGAAATCATTGAAGCCGTTTCTAATACCTATGGAAACGAATTTTTAGATAGAATCACGCTGAAATTAGCATCGACCATTCAAGCTGATTATACTTTTATCGCCATTTTTGATAAAGAAAAATACGAGTCCAAAACGATCTCCCTCGTAGCAAAAGGGGTAATTGCGGAAAACATGGCTTATTCTTTAAAAGATACACCTTGTGCATATGTTTTTGATAATTCTATTTGTTATTATCCAAATGATGTGCAAAAGTTTTTTCCCCTAGACCAACTTCTGATTGAAATGAAAATCGAAGGATACATTGGTACGCCTTTACTCAATTCTAAAAAAGAGGTGGTAGGCCTTATTGTAGGATTATTCGAAAAGGAAATTCCAAACAAAGACAAAATCCTAACCTTATTTCAAATTTTTTCCGGAAGGATCGCCGCTGAATTAGAAAGATCAGAATATGAAGCTAGGTTGGAAAAAAACAACCATGAATTGGAAACCCTTGTGGAAATGAGAACCAGTGAACTAAAACGGACATTAGATGAACTAAGGGAAAGACAAAACCAACTCATTGAATCCGAAAAAATGGCAAGCTTAGGATTACTTTCTTCCGGGATCGCCCATGAAATCAATAACCCTTTAAACTTTATATTAGGTGGATATTTTGGAGTTCGTGGAATTTTGGAAGGTTCAGTTTTGGAATCGGAAAAAACGAAAATGTTTTTAGAGGCAATCAAAGAAGGGGTGGAACGCACATCCAAAATTGTAAAAGGTTTAAATCAATTTTCTCGCAGTGGGGATTCCAAAGAAGAGGGGTTTGATTTACATGAGATTTTAGAGAATTGTTTAGTGGTTCTCAACCATTCTCTTCGTGATCGAATTCAGGTGGAAAAAAATATGTATGAAAAACCTTTAGTGATTAAAGGGAATTCAGGAAAAATCCATCAGGTGTTTTTAAACATCCTCACCAATGCCATCCAAGCGATGGAAGGTAAAGATGGGATTTTAGTCTTAAAATCTTATAGAGACTCTCACTACGGAACCATAGAGATTACAGATACAGGTGTCGGAATTCAAAAAGAACACCAAAACCAAATCAGAAATCCTTTTTTCACAACCAAAGACCCAGGGAAAGGTGTGGGGCTTGGATTACCTATTGCTTATAAGATCATTCAAGACCACAATGGTTCCATTGAAATGGAATCCGAATGGGGAAAGGGAACTACCTTTCGGATTAAACTTCCGATGCCAATATGA